The following coding sequences are from one Beggiatoa alba B18LD window:
- a CDS encoding DUF167 family protein: MTFYRWDGADLILSVHVQPRASQTNIVGVHQDRLKIRTTATPVDGQANAELIKLLAKTFGVAKSHITLLQGDTSREKRFKIQSPRQLPPFIEKNE; encoded by the coding sequence ATGACGTTTTATCGCTGGGACGGCGCAGATTTAATTCTCTCCGTCCACGTTCAACCCCGCGCGAGTCAAACCAATATTGTTGGTGTTCATCAAGACCGCTTAAAAATTCGCACAACCGCCACGCCCGTTGATGGTCAAGCTAATGCGGAACTTATTAAACTCTTAGCGAAAACCTTCGGGGTTGCAAAATCGCACATCACCTTGTTACAAGGGGATACCAGCCGTGAAAAACGCTTTAAAATTCAATCTCCCCGTCAATTACCGCCCTTTATTGAAAAAAATGAGTAG